In Chitinophaga sp. H8, the sequence TCCTGGATATTTACAATATAGAAGTAGGAACCATCGGGCACATCTCCACCTGAACTAATACCTGTATTGGCGCGTCCCTTAAAAACATTTGCTCTATTGTCATATCCATTGATTTTAAATACTGTTCCTCCCCAGCGGTTAAATATGACCACATCATTCACAGGATACTTTTCAATTTGCTCTATCATCAGGAAATCATTGCCTACCCCATCTCCATTAGGCGACATATCCGGCCGTACATGCACTTTAGGCGGACTATTATCTATCGGATTGTCAATGATGTTTAATATGGCTTCTGCCGGCACTTCAAATTCCCAGTTTACCGATGACAGCGAAGAACTGGCTTTGTCTAATCTCACAAGCACTGTTTCAGTTTCTTCTTTAATCTCATCTTCTATCGGTACCACCTCTATCATTCCTTCATTTTTACCAGCAGGAATAATAATACTCCCTGGTAAGGCCATATAATCAACCCCTGATGTGGCCGTACCTGATACGATATAATTTACCACTACATCCTCAGCCGTTGTAATCCGGTCATCCGTAAATTTCACAATAAATGCGCCCGCTATATCAGGCTCCTGAGCGTCTTTTTTCTTTGTAATCTTTATCTTCCGCTGAGCAATCTTTTCTTCAGCCGTGCCAGCTTCATCATCACGCACCAAAATATTAACCACATCCTGCGGGTTGACTTTCAGGGTATACGCTTTTCCCTGTATAGTAACCTGAGCGTCCTTCACTGCAACAGTGATGGTCTTATCCCCTTCTATTATATAATTATCCACAATCCTGATAGGAACTGCTGCACTATTCTTACCTGCAGGTATAACCACTTCCGTTGCAAGCGGGGTAATATTGGCAAATCCAGACAGATCATTTATCAACAGCGTTACCTTTACATCCTGTGGTGCTACCCTGTCTGCGGCCAGCTTAACTATAAATCCACCATCAGTAGCCGGCTCTGCTGCGTCTGCTGTTTTCTCCAACAACACTTGCATCATTCCCGGCCCCGGTATAGTTACTGCTCCTGGTTTGCTGATAGTAAACGTAGCTGGTACAGCGGTGCCTAACAATTGTAATACTTCGTCATCCTTAGGTACATCATCCGGCTTAATAAGTAGCCTGAATGTTATATCAGATTTCCCCGCAGGTAATGTGATACTTCCAGGTACCAGCTCATATCCTGCGGCATCCAATGTAGAGGAGGCCTCCCTGTCAATTTTAATCTGTATATCCTCTGTTGAAGTAATGAGTGGGTTTTCAAAACCTATTATTACCTTAGACTCGCTCCCCCTATGCAAAACAGTAGAGTCAATTTTCATTGTCAATTTCAAATTGCCAGGATCCTTTCCTGTAGCATCATCAATATAAATATCCAGACTATCCAATACTATCCCAGGGAAATTAGTCACCATACCTGTCAACCTCAATAACTGACGGCTATCCAGGATATTGTTGGATCTGGCTTTCACTTCAAATTCATAATATCCTGACGCTGATGTAATATCAAACTCCGACGGAATAATGTCGTACTTATCGTTTTTAGCAACAGACAGTACACTGCTGTTGATCTTTACATGCACCGTCTTGTTGGCTACTGCTCCTCCTGCAAAAGCAGCCCTGACCTTGTAACTCTTTCCTTCTAATACACTATTACCAGATGTTACGCCAGTAAGTACCACTTTTCCTGTCGTAAGCCCCTTGATAGTAAGTTTAACAGAATCTTCCTTAAAGTGATTAGCTCTGGCTACAACAACAAGTGTTTCATCATCTCCTAAAACATTACTGCCAATGGCTTTTATTTCATTCAGCGTTACTGACTGTTTGTTTTTCGCTATTATGTATGTACCAGGGATAATAGTATGCCTTGCAGTAGCGGCAGTAGAACTTAATCCTTTGGTAATAACAACAGGAATATCATATCCTGCTTTAAGCCCTCCTGGCAGACTAAGTTTTATAGTAGCCCCGGTAGCAGCCCCACCTACAATTTCTTTGCTGGTTGGATCCACCGTAATATCAAAAGCCATGTTGGACACATAGTCCTTATCCTTTACGGTAATAGTAGCTTCTCCAAATACCAGTCCCGGAAGACTGGTAGAAGTACCTGTCAGTTTTAATTCA encodes:
- a CDS encoding gliding motility-associated C-terminal domain-containing protein, producing EATGFKKDSVALLIKDGTASVPANKALTLEVLNTPLKEGEKSDLKISFNNNVSTTTDINILLSRNVGNSTANTPGDYTLASTTVKLPAGKRDTVLTDFITATSDRVFKPTKTLQLDGTATGYTITPASCTITDTTSLNADNKNISIATSSAEMVEGTAYDVTFSLPAGVTTAIPINISVVPVTGSTFTTSDYIISTPPVINNGGTVTVQITIKDDGVLTGPATRELKLTGTSTSLPGLVFGEATITVKDKDYAPNMAFDITVDPASKEIVEGASTGAAITLTLPNGLKAGYAIPVTISKGLSSQAANSRHTTVPGNYTIAKDAFSVTIPVIKANVDNILNNDANIVVIAEATGFKKDSVALLIKDGTASLPGNNALTLEVLNTPLKEGEKSDLKISFNNNVSATTDINILLSRNVGNSTANTPGDYTLASTTVKLPAGKRDTVLTDFITAASDRVFKPTKTLQLDGTATGYTITPASCTITDTTSLNADNKNISIATSSAEMVEGTAYDVTFSLPAGVTTAIPINISVVPVTGSTFTTSDYIISTPPVINNGGTVTVQITIKDDGVLTGPATRELKLTGTSTSLPGLVFGEATITVKDKDYVSNMAFDITVDPTSKEIVGGAATGATIKLSLPGGLKAGYDIPVVITKGLSSTAATARHTIIPGTYIIAKNKQSVTLNEIKAIGSNVLGDDETLVVVARANHFKEDSVKLTIKGLTTGKVVLTGVTSGNSVLEGKSYKVRAAFAGGAVANKTVHVKINSSVLSVAKNDKYDIIPSEFDITSASGYYEFEVKARSNNILDSRQLLRLTGMVTNFPGIVLDSLDIYIDDATGKDPGNLKLTMKIDSTVLHRGSESKVIIGFENPLITSTEDIQIKIDREASSTLDAAGYELVPGSITLPAGKSDITFRLLIKPDDVPKDDEVLQLLGTAVPATFTISKPGAVTIPGPGMMQVLLEKTADAAEPATDGGFIVKLAADRVAPQDVKVTLLINDLSGFANITPLATEVVIPAGKNSAAVPIRIVDNYIIEGDKTITVAVKDAQVTIQGKAYTLKVNPQDVVNILVRDDEAGTAEEKIAQRKIKITKKKDAQEPDIAGAFIVKFTDDRITTAEDVVVNYIVSGTATSGVDYMALPGSIIIPAGKNEGMIEVVPIEDEIKEETETVLVRLDKASSSLSSVNWEFEVPAEAILNIIDNPIDNSPPKVHVRPDMSPNGDGVGNDFLMIEQIEKYPVNDVVIFNRWGGTVFKINGYDNRANVFKGRANTGISSGGDVPDGSYFYIVNIQDRSGKKHRFTGFIVLKR